The following are encoded together in the Thalassolituus oleivorans MIL-1 genome:
- the uvrB gene encoding excinuclease ABC subunit UvrB, with product MSKAFELKSKYSPAGDQPNAIKQLVGGINAGLLKQTLLGVTGSGKTFTMANVIAECQRPAIIMAHNKTLAAQLYGEFKEFFPNNAVEYFVSYYDYYQPEAYVPSSDTFIDKDASVNEHIEQMRLSATKALLERRDAIIVATVSAIYGLGDPDSYLKMMLHMVRGDRVDQRTILRRLAELQYSRNDMDFHRGTYRVRGEVIDVFPAESDDEAIRIELFDDEVEQLSTFDPLTGAIRNRLARATIYPKTHYVTPRQKILDAIDGIKVELDERLDYYRKENLLVEAQRLEQRTRYDIEMMQELGYCSGIENYSRYLSGREEGAPPPTLFDYIPKDALVFVDESHVTIPQIGGMYRGDRSRKETLVQFGFRLPSALDNRPMRFEEWEAIVPQCIFVSATPGNYEKEHQDNVVEQVVRPTGLIDPVIEIRPATGQVDDVLHELNERTAKGERVLITVLTKRMAEDLTDFLQEQHVRVRYLHSDIDTVERVEIIRDLRLGEFDVLVGINLLREGLDIPEVSLVAIFDADKEGFLRSERSLIQTIGRAARNLNGKAILYADRITDSMQKAIDETDRRREKQVEFNTKHGITPKGVMKSVEDILEATPAPGKKTHNRNGRSKQKVAENAADYNANDWQHLPAHKLGARVSEVEDQMFKAAKDLNFEEAARLRDLLHRMKEQMIANS from the coding sequence ATGAGCAAGGCATTTGAGCTGAAATCCAAATATTCTCCCGCTGGTGATCAACCAAACGCCATCAAACAGTTGGTAGGGGGCATAAACGCAGGTCTGTTAAAACAGACATTGCTAGGGGTCACGGGCTCCGGCAAGACATTTACCATGGCGAATGTTATTGCTGAGTGCCAACGGCCAGCCATTATCATGGCGCACAATAAAACATTGGCGGCACAGCTGTATGGCGAGTTTAAAGAATTCTTCCCCAATAACGCGGTTGAGTACTTCGTTTCTTATTACGACTACTACCAGCCTGAAGCCTATGTGCCGTCGTCAGATACCTTTATCGATAAAGACGCCTCAGTAAACGAACACATAGAACAGATGCGTTTGTCGGCCACCAAAGCCTTATTGGAACGGCGCGACGCCATTATCGTGGCTACCGTGTCCGCAATTTACGGTTTGGGTGATCCTGACTCGTATTTGAAAATGATGCTGCACATGGTACGTGGTGATCGTGTTGATCAACGTACGATCTTACGTCGTTTGGCAGAACTGCAATACAGTCGCAACGATATGGATTTCCATCGAGGCACCTACCGAGTACGTGGTGAAGTGATTGATGTATTCCCAGCGGAAAGCGACGACGAAGCCATACGCATTGAATTATTCGACGACGAAGTAGAGCAGCTCAGCACCTTCGATCCTCTAACGGGTGCTATACGCAATCGTTTGGCTCGTGCCACGATATACCCTAAAACTCACTATGTAACACCGCGTCAGAAAATTCTCGACGCCATCGACGGCATTAAAGTTGAGCTGGATGAGCGCCTAGATTACTACCGCAAAGAAAATCTATTAGTCGAGGCTCAGCGTTTAGAACAGCGCACCCGTTACGACATCGAAATGATGCAAGAGCTGGGTTACTGCTCGGGTATTGAAAACTACTCGCGTTACTTGTCAGGTCGCGAAGAGGGCGCACCGCCGCCGACCTTATTTGATTACATTCCCAAAGACGCGCTTGTCTTTGTCGACGAATCGCACGTGACCATTCCACAAATTGGCGGCATGTATCGCGGTGACCGCTCGCGTAAAGAGACCCTTGTACAATTTGGTTTCCGCTTGCCGTCAGCGTTAGATAACCGCCCGATGCGCTTTGAAGAATGGGAAGCGATTGTGCCGCAGTGCATTTTTGTTTCTGCAACGCCTGGTAACTACGAAAAAGAACACCAAGATAACGTCGTTGAACAGGTCGTTCGCCCAACCGGCTTGATTGATCCTGTGATTGAAATTCGTCCAGCGACAGGTCAGGTTGACGACGTACTGCATGAGCTAAATGAGCGTACCGCAAAAGGTGAGCGGGTTCTTATAACCGTATTAACCAAACGCATGGCGGAAGATCTCACCGACTTCTTGCAAGAGCAACATGTGCGCGTGCGGTATTTGCATTCAGATATTGATACCGTCGAACGTGTGGAAATTATTCGTGATTTGCGCCTCGGCGAATTTGATGTGTTGGTGGGTATTAACCTATTGCGAGAAGGTTTGGATATTCCCGAAGTCTCTTTAGTTGCTATTTTCGATGCTGATAAAGAAGGCTTCTTGCGTTCTGAGCGCTCCTTAATCCAGACCATTGGTCGTGCCGCCCGTAACCTTAACGGTAAAGCGATTTTATACGCGGATCGTATTACCGACTCGATGCAAAAAGCCATCGACGAAACCGATCGCCGTCGTGAAAAACAAGTGGAATTCAACACCAAACACGGCATCACACCGAAAGGCGTCATGAAGTCAGTGGAAGATATTCTTGAAGCTACGCCAGCACCGGGTAAAAAGACCCATAACCGCAATGGTCGCAGTAAACAGAAAGTGGCCGAAAACGCAGCCGACTACAATGCAAATGACTGGCAACATTTACCAGCTCATAAGCTCGGCGCACGAGTGAGTGAAGTGGAAGATCAAATGTTTAAAGCTGCAAAAGACCTTAATTTTGAAGAGGCTGCGCGCTTGCGAGATCTGCTGCACCGTATGAAAGAGCAAATGATTGCGAACAGCTAA